The following are encoded in a window of Streptomyces sp. 11x1 genomic DNA:
- a CDS encoding Nramp family divalent metal transporter, protein MVDVTVTPGSPPRSPAADAAPQVPPRPGGSRRGRSALLGPGLVLAAASVGAGDMVTSLAGAAGYGMALMWAIVIGVVLKYALTEAVGRLYLATGQTVIAGLRSAARWLPAAFMLFVLVIGLLYGAALGSVASLALSTLFPVLPVRPVAVAIALSAAALVYVGRYALFERVMSVFLLAKFLGMAVLAVLILATADDLSGLLGTLRPRLPEGDVVTVLALIGGVGGTAGIASYSYWVREKGWADRSRLRLMRTDSAVSYGVTLLFVLCTTVVGTGLLYGTGGSITGNDGLAALADPLGADLGSVARVLFLGTFFLVTLSALVGGFNGLCYLLADSLRALRGVPDAEAEPHIAQHGRPFRLFVLYCAVASVAVVFLGRPVPLVLTYAAVGSLILPLLSGALLVLLNRRSMEPALRNRTVSNTLLGGSFVLFGVLAVVQLKESLGGA, encoded by the coding sequence ATGGTCGACGTGACCGTGACTCCCGGCAGTCCCCCACGTTCCCCGGCCGCCGACGCCGCCCCACAGGTGCCGCCGCGTCCCGGCGGCTCCCGCCGGGGTCGGTCGGCGCTCCTGGGTCCCGGGCTGGTGCTTGCGGCCGCCAGTGTGGGCGCCGGGGACATGGTGACCTCGCTCGCGGGCGCGGCCGGGTACGGGATGGCGCTGATGTGGGCCATCGTCATCGGGGTCGTCCTGAAGTACGCGCTCACCGAGGCGGTCGGCCGGCTGTACCTGGCCACCGGACAGACCGTGATCGCGGGTCTGCGGTCGGCCGCCCGCTGGCTTCCGGCGGCGTTCATGCTCTTCGTCCTGGTCATCGGGCTGCTCTACGGGGCGGCGCTCGGCTCGGTGGCGTCCTTGGCGCTGTCCACGCTGTTCCCCGTGCTGCCCGTCCGGCCCGTGGCCGTCGCCATCGCGCTCTCGGCGGCGGCGCTCGTGTACGTCGGGCGGTACGCGCTGTTCGAGCGGGTGATGAGTGTCTTCCTGCTCGCCAAGTTCCTCGGCATGGCCGTCCTGGCGGTGCTCATCCTCGCGACCGCCGACGATCTGTCCGGCCTGCTCGGCACGCTGCGGCCGAGGCTGCCGGAGGGCGACGTGGTGACGGTGCTGGCTCTCATCGGCGGCGTGGGCGGGACGGCCGGGATCGCCTCGTACAGCTACTGGGTGCGGGAGAAGGGCTGGGCGGACCGGAGCCGACTGCGGCTGATGCGTACGGACTCGGCGGTGAGTTACGGAGTCACCCTGCTGTTCGTGCTGTGCACGACGGTGGTGGGCACGGGCCTGCTGTACGGCACGGGCGGCAGCATCACCGGCAACGACGGGCTGGCCGCGCTCGCCGATCCGCTCGGCGCCGATCTGGGGTCCGTGGCCCGGGTGCTGTTCCTGGGCACGTTCTTCCTGGTGACGCTGAGCGCACTGGTCGGCGGCTTCAACGGCCTGTGCTATCTGCTCGCCGACTCGCTGCGGGCGCTGCGGGGCGTCCCGGACGCCGAGGCGGAACCGCACATCGCGCAGCACGGCCGTCCGTTCCGGCTGTTCGTCCTCTACTGCGCCGTCGCCTCGGTCGCCGTCGTCTTCCTGGGGCGGCCGGTGCCCCTGGTGCTCACCTACGCCGCGGTCGGCTCGCTGATCCTGCCGCTGCTCTCCGGCGCGCTGCTGGTGCTCCTCAACCGCCGGAGCATGGAGCCGGCGCTGCGCAACCGGACCGTCTCGAACACGCTGCTGGGCGGCTCCTTCGTGCTCTTCGGAGTGCTCGCTGTCGTCCAGCTCAAGGAGTCCCTGGGAGGGGCGTGA
- a CDS encoding Lrp/AsnC family transcriptional regulator, which translates to MDAPRTGPVTDSLDRRIISALQIDGRAAWHRIAAALGEPERTVVRRGTRLLESGLVRIGALPMRGRSVVVGVRCAPGQARITATALARRPDCVFAHVLTGTLDCLAELRWPRERLAGLVLDELAGLPGVVEIRTLAVLRHVRTIREWHAGLLTEAEIAALRGEAGADGASGPVTDPLPTGETPPELSRADRLLLHALADDGRRTYDELARVSGVSEATARRRLGALRREGKVRIRAVIEPAVLGLPVEAVLWVRTPPARVDTVTAALAGSAHVRYASFVTGARQLLVLTAFPDEDALHAFVTRSPWLPDVASIDVSLVLTTLKRGGMPAPWLQD; encoded by the coding sequence ATGGACGCACCGCGGACCGGCCCCGTGACGGATTCACTGGACCGGCGCATCATCAGCGCGCTGCAGATCGACGGCCGGGCCGCCTGGCACCGCATCGCGGCGGCCCTCGGCGAGCCCGAACGCACCGTCGTCCGCCGCGGCACCCGGCTGCTGGAGTCCGGCCTCGTACGGATCGGCGCGCTGCCGATGCGCGGCCGCAGTGTGGTGGTCGGTGTGCGCTGCGCCCCCGGCCAGGCCCGGATCACCGCCACCGCGCTGGCTCGCAGGCCCGACTGCGTCTTCGCCCACGTGCTCACCGGAACCCTGGACTGCCTCGCGGAACTACGGTGGCCCCGTGAACGGCTGGCGGGACTGGTGCTCGACGAACTCGCCGGTCTGCCGGGGGTGGTGGAGATCCGGACCCTCGCCGTGCTGCGGCATGTCCGCACCATCCGTGAGTGGCACGCGGGCCTGCTCACCGAGGCCGAGATCGCCGCCCTGAGGGGTGAGGCCGGCGCCGACGGCGCGTCAGGGCCGGTCACCGATCCCCTGCCGACCGGCGAGACACCCCCGGAACTCTCCCGCGCCGACCGGCTGTTGCTCCATGCCCTCGCCGACGACGGGCGCCGCACCTACGACGAACTCGCGCGCGTCTCGGGCGTGTCGGAGGCCACCGCGAGACGACGCCTCGGCGCGCTGCGGCGCGAGGGCAAGGTCCGCATCCGGGCCGTGATCGAGCCCGCGGTGCTCGGGCTCCCCGTCGAGGCCGTCCTCTGGGTCCGCACGCCCCCGGCCCGGGTCGACACCGTGACGGCGGCACTCGCCGGGTCCGCCCACGTCCGCTACGCGAGTTTCGTCACCGGCGCGCGTCAACTCCTCGTCCTCACCGCCTTCCCCGACGAGGACGCCCTCCACGCCTTCGTCACCCGCTCCCCGTGGCTCCCCGA